GCCTTCAATGCGGCGCGGCGCGCGGCGTATCGGGCCACGATGAGGCGCCGCTGCTCGTTCTTCGCGATCTTGCTCTTCTTCGCCATCAGACCTTCCCTCCACGGGCGCGGATGCGGGCCACCGCGGCCTCGATACCGATGGTGTCGACCGTCTTGATGCCCTTGGCCGAGAGCGTGAGCCGGACGTGGCGGCCTTCGCTCGGCAGCCAGTAGCGCTTGCTCTGGATGTTCGGGTCGAAGCGGCGCTTGCTGCGCCTGTGCGAGTGGGAGATGTGGTGGCCGAAGCCGGGCTGTCGGCCGGTGAGTTGGCAGTGGGCGGACATGGCTGTTCCTCCTTTGGGTGGGTGCAGCAGCACACTAGCGCCAGATGAAAATGAAAATCAATCTCTTGTATGGTGCTGTCCATGGCCCGCAACGAACTACGCCCGATCATCAAGCTGAGGTCCACCGCCGGTACCGGCTACACCTACGTGACCCGCAAGAACCGTCGTAACAACCCCGACCGGCTCACCCTGCGCAAGTACGACCCGGTCGCCGGCCGCCATGTCGACTTTCGTGAGGAGCGCTGAAAGCCGTGAAGCCCGGAATCCACCCTGAGTACCGCCCGGTCGTCTTCCGTGACCGGGCCGCCGACTACGCCTTCCTCACCCGGTCCACGGCCACGAGCGACAAGACCATCGCTTGGGAGGACGGCAACACCTACCCGGTCATCGACGTCGAGGTCTCCTTGGCGAGCCACCCCTTCTACACCGGCGCCCAGCGGGTCCTGGACACCGCGGGGCGGGTCGAGCGCTTCGAGCGGCGGTACGGAAATGGACGGAGCGAGCAGTGAACCGGGACGAGGTACGGCTGCCGGTCGCGATCGTCGCCGGGTTGCACGCCGACGCCCGCCGGGCCGCCGTAGAACAGATCCTGCGTACGGTCCCCGGCTCTGTCGCGCTGCACCACGACCTGACATCCGCCGTCGACAGCGCGGTGCACCGGACGGTGCGCGATGCCCACGGCCTGCTGGGCAGTGGCGACGCACCCCTGGTGAACGACTGCGCGTGCTGCGCGCTGCGCGAGGATCTCGTCCCCGAACTGCTACGTCTCGCGCAGGAGGGCAGGCATCGTCTGGCCGTGGTGGAACTGTGGGATTCCGTCGAGCCGCAGGCCATGGCTGGAGTCATCGCCGCCGCGGGCGCACCGCTGGCGCTGACCGGGGTCGCCACCGCGGTCGACCCGGCACTCGTCCTGCCGTACCTGGCCAACGGCGACGACCTGGGCGACGTCGGCCTCGCGGCCGCTCCGACCGACCAGCGCACGGTCGCTGACACCTTCGCCCGGCAGCTGGAGTACCCCACGGTGATCGCCCTCGGCGACGGTACTTCTTGCGACGAGGCCGCCGACGACGCCGACCACGCGCTGCTCGCCCAGCTCACACCAGGCGCACGAAGCGTGCGGGTGGAAAGCGACGGTGCCCTGGGGGCAGCGCTGTTGGCGGGCTTCGACGTGGCGGCGGCCGCCGCCCGTGTGCATCCAGCATGCGCGCTGCTGCCGCAGTCGTGCGACGAGCACGGTGTGAGATCCTTCGTCTGGTGGCGCGAACGGCCCTTCCATCCGCAGCGCCTGTACGCGGCGCTTGAGGACCTCACCTGCGCCGCCGCGCGCAGCCGGGGGCGGTTCTGGCTGGCGGACCGCCCCGACACCCTGTTGTCCTGGGACGCCGCCGGCGGCGCGCTGTGCGTGGAGTCGGCCGGGCCCTGGCTGGCAGCTCTGCCCGACGCCGCCTGGGAGATGGTGCCCGCCGAGCGCCGTCTCGCCGCCTCCGTGGACTGGCACCCGGAACACGGCGACCGCTGCCAGTACCTCACCTTCACCTCGCCCGGCCTGGACTGCGACGGCCTGTCGGCCCTGCTCGATTCATGCCTGCTCACGGACGAGGAGTACGCGGCGGGCAGGGACCGCTGGAAGCAACTCCCGCACGCCTTTGACGACTTGCTCGACCGCGTGACCTGAAGAGAGAGGACCGACCTCACCATGTCCCGACGCACAAGCATCCGGCGTCAGACCGCCAGGCGTCAGCGCATCAACCCGCTGGACGCCGCCGGCATCACCTATGTCGACTACAAGGAAACCGAATTGCTGCGGAAGTTCGTCTCCGACCGCGGCAAGATCCGCAGCCGTCGGGTGACCCACGTGACGCGTCAGCAGCAGCGGCAGATAGCGCAGGCCATCAAGAACGCACGCGAGATGGCGCTACTGCCCTACGGCTCTCGATAGGGCGACGGCCACGTGCGGGAGGCATCAGAAGCACTGCGGCTTCTGATTTTCCTACGTGGTCTCGGAGGCGCCGGCTCCTTCCGTCACGCCCGGTACCGGTAGCGGATCCGGCCGCGGGTGAGGTCGTAGGGGCCGGCGTTCCAGGCTGCAGCGGGTGGCATCGCTGGACAGCACGCGCAGCAGCCGGCCGCGTTCCTGCCGAACGGGAGAACTCAGGGCTCCCGCATCCGGACGGAGGCCGGAGCTCTCGGGGGGATTGTTCGAAATCCCATGATTTGGTCATGACGGCGTGGGGGCGGGTCTCGGACGGCTCACTCGCCTATCTTCGTCGCGTATCCGATATTTGGAGTAGAAATGCCAAAAGCGGATGGAGTGATTGATGCGGTCGGAGGGGCGGCGGCAGTAGCCGTTCGTAGGCCTGAACGTCGCCGCATCTCATGGCCGATGGTGGCCGGAAGCCTGGCAGTCGTGAGTGTGGCTGTCCTGGGTCCGGCGGCTTGGGGCGCTCAGTGGCTCAGTCATCCCGCCGTCCAAGCCTGGCGCACGGTGTGCCTTGCCATCACTGTTCAGGCGCTTCCCTTTCTCCTCTTGGGCACGGTTCTGTCCGGCGCGATCAATGCGTTCGTACCCGCCGAGCTGTTCACGCGGGTCCTGCCGAAGCGACCCACGCTCGCGGTTCCGGTGGCCGGCGTGGCAGGCGCCGTGCTACCCGGCTGCGAGTGCGCCTCCGTGCCGGTCGCGAACAGCCTGATGTGCCGGGGTGTCGCCCCGGCCGCCGCCTTCGCTTTTCTGCTCTCCGCGCCCGCGATCAACCCGGTGGTACTGACCGCCACCGCTGTGGCCTTCCCCGGCAGTCCGGCGATGGTCGTGGCCCGGCTGCTTGCCTCGCTCGCGACCGCCGCCGCGATGGGCTGGTTGTGGCTCTGGCTGGGCCGGGAGGAATGGCTGCGGCCGACCGTCCGGCACACCGGTCACCGGCACGGTCACAGCCGGTGGACCGAGTTCCGTCTCGGCTTCCAGCACGACCTCCTGCACTCCGGAGGCTTCCTCGTCCTCGGCGCCATGGCGGCGGCCACCTTCAACGTGACCGTGCCGCGCTCCGTCCTCGACACCTTCTCCGGATCGCCCGGGTGGTCGGTCCTCTTCCTGGCCGGACTGGCTGTGGTGCTGGCGGTGTGCTCGGAGGCCGACGCTTTCGTCGCGGCATCGTTGACCGGGTTCTCGCCGACCGCGCGGCTCGCGTTCATGGTGGTCGGGCCGATGGTCGACCTGAAGCTGATCGCGCTTCAGGCAGGTACGTTCGGGCGGGAGTTCGCCTGGCGTTTTTCCACTGCGACCACCGTGGTGGCGGTCGCCGCCAGCGCACTGATCGGAGGCGCGCTGCTGTGAGACGCCCCGTACAGGCCTCGCTCCTGGTCCTGACCGGCGCCGGTCTGCTGCATTCCGCTCTCCTCACCGACCGCTACCTGCGGTACGTCAAGGAAGGGCTGCGCCCGCTGCTGATCATCTCCGGCTTCCTGCTGGTGCTACTCGGCCTGGCGGGGGCGGTGCTCGACCGGGGACGGGATGAGCATGCCGACGACGGGCACGGTCACTCCGGCGCACCGCGCATCGCCTGGCTGCTGTTCCTGCCCGCGCTGAGCCTGCTCCTCTACGCCCCGCCGGCCCTCGGCGCGTACACCGCGGCACGCTCGAACGACAAGGCGGTCAAGGAGCACAACCAGTTCGCTCCACTGCCCGCGACCTCACCGCTGCCCATGACCCTCACGGACTTCACCGCCCGCGTCCGCCAGGACCGCGCACGTGCCATCAAGGGCCGCACCATTCTGATGACCGGCTTCGTCACCCCGGCCGAGCGGGGGGACGGCTGGTATCTGACCCGGATCATCTTCACCTGCTGTGCGGCGGACTCGCAGTCCGTGAAGGTGCGGATGTACGGGACTCAAGCCCCACCCGCCAACACCTGGCTGGCGGTGACCGGCACCTGGCATCCGAAGGGCACGCTCGGCACGAGGACCGCCGAAGCCGCCCTCGACATCCACGGCACCAGACCGATGACCCCACCCGTCAATGCCTACACGGACGACCTACCGCTCACACCCGACTCAGCAGCCGGCAGTGAGCTTAGTCCTGCCCGCGTTCTTGCCGGTCTTGATGCTGAGCTTGCCCGCGATCGACCGGGTCGCACCCCAAGGTCGTCGTCTCGGTCGGCGGTCAGGGGCGTGGGGTGACAGCTGGTTGCTGCCACCCCGGCCGGTGCTTACAGGCCCCGTGAGCGGGCTCTGTCGGCCGCTGTGTCCGTCAGTTGTAGACGGCCCAGGCCAGTTGCTGGGAGTTGGTCTGGGCGGGGCAGGACGCCTTGCCCTGGTTGAGCTGGGCGGAGAAGACGTTGACGTCGACGCCGCAGAACGCGGCGGCCACCGGCACGGACACGTTCTGCAGCAGCACGACCTGGTTGCCGTTGAGCAGGTTGTTGGCCTCGACGTTGACCAGGCTGCCGTGGGCCGGCGTGGCCAGTGCTGGGGCCGCGGCCGAACCGATGATCGCGGCGCCGGCCAGCACCGCGGCGGCGATGGCCTTCTTCACCTTGAGCATGAGCGTTGTCCCTTCCGAACGGTCGAGCAGGAACTGCGGTGGCTGGCCAGCCGTCCGGAAACTTATCCCGTGGCCGGAT
Above is a genomic segment from Streptomyces collinus Tu 365 containing:
- a CDS encoding type B 50S ribosomal protein L31, translated to MKPGIHPEYRPVVFRDRAADYAFLTRSTATSDKTIAWEDGNTYPVIDVEVSLASHPFYTGAQRVLDTAGRVERFERRYGNGRSEQ
- a CDS encoding permease, producing the protein MVAGSLAVVSVAVLGPAAWGAQWLSHPAVQAWRTVCLAITVQALPFLLLGTVLSGAINAFVPAELFTRVLPKRPTLAVPVAGVAGAVLPGCECASVPVANSLMCRGVAPAAAFAFLLSAPAINPVVLTATAVAFPGSPAMVVARLLASLATAAAMGWLWLWLGREEWLRPTVRHTGHRHGHSRWTEFRLGFQHDLLHSGGFLVLGAMAAATFNVTVPRSVLDTFSGSPGWSVLFLAGLAVVLAVCSEADAFVAASLTGFSPTARLAFMVVGPMVDLKLIALQAGTFGREFAWRFSTATTVVAVAASALIGGALL
- the rpmG gene encoding 50S ribosomal protein L33; the protein is MARNELRPIIKLRSTAGTGYTYVTRKNRRNNPDRLTLRKYDPVAGRHVDFREER
- the rpsR gene encoding 30S ribosomal protein S18, which encodes MSRRTSIRRQTARRQRINPLDAAGITYVDYKETELLRKFVSDRGKIRSRRVTHVTRQQQRQIAQAIKNAREMALLPYGSR
- a CDS encoding GTP-binding protein — translated: MNRDEVRLPVAIVAGLHADARRAAVEQILRTVPGSVALHHDLTSAVDSAVHRTVRDAHGLLGSGDAPLVNDCACCALREDLVPELLRLAQEGRHRLAVVELWDSVEPQAMAGVIAAAGAPLALTGVATAVDPALVLPYLANGDDLGDVGLAAAPTDQRTVADTFARQLEYPTVIALGDGTSCDEAADDADHALLAQLTPGARSVRVESDGALGAALLAGFDVAAAAARVHPACALLPQSCDEHGVRSFVWWRERPFHPQRLYAALEDLTCAAARSRGRFWLADRPDTLLSWDAAGGALCVESAGPWLAALPDAAWEMVPAERRLAASVDWHPEHGDRCQYLTFTSPGLDCDGLSALLDSCLLTDEEYAAGRDRWKQLPHAFDDLLDRVT
- the rpmB gene encoding 50S ribosomal protein L28; translated protein: MSAHCQLTGRQPGFGHHISHSHRRSKRRFDPNIQSKRYWLPSEGRHVRLTLSAKGIKTVDTIGIEAAVARIRARGGKV